One window from the genome of Streptomyces cadmiisoli encodes:
- a CDS encoding alpha/beta fold hydrolase, protein MTNPPADTLVHRSVPAPAGRIHLVEQGSGPLVLLVHGFPEGWYSWRHQLPALAAAGFRAVAVDVRGYGRSSRPEAVDAYRMVELVEDAVAVVAALGERSASIVGHDWGASIAATSALLRPDVFHAVALLGVPYSPPGGPRPSDVFAAMGGQEEFYVSYFQQPGRAEAEIEPDVRGWLAGFHAALSGDTMPGPDDPSPYFVGPGGRLRDRFPADRLPAWLGEPELDRLAGEFERTGLSGALNRYRNVDRDWADLAGHRGAPLTQPSLFIGGALDASVSWLADAIAAFPDTLPGLVASHLLDDCGHWVQQERPDRVNRILVDWLTGLAR, encoded by the coding sequence ATGACGAACCCGCCCGCCGACACCCTCGTCCACCGCTCGGTGCCCGCACCCGCCGGCCGGATCCACCTGGTCGAGCAGGGCAGCGGGCCGCTGGTGCTGCTCGTCCACGGCTTCCCCGAGGGCTGGTACTCCTGGCGCCACCAACTGCCCGCCCTGGCCGCGGCGGGCTTCCGCGCCGTGGCGGTCGACGTGCGCGGCTACGGCCGGTCCTCCCGGCCGGAGGCCGTCGACGCCTACCGGATGGTGGAGCTGGTCGAGGACGCCGTCGCCGTGGTCGCGGCCCTCGGTGAGCGGTCCGCGTCCATCGTCGGACACGACTGGGGCGCGAGCATCGCCGCCACGTCCGCGCTGCTGCGCCCCGACGTCTTCCACGCCGTGGCCCTGCTCGGCGTGCCCTACAGCCCGCCCGGCGGGCCCCGCCCGAGCGACGTCTTCGCCGCGATGGGCGGGCAGGAGGAGTTCTACGTGTCGTACTTCCAGCAGCCGGGCCGGGCCGAGGCGGAGATCGAGCCCGACGTGCGCGGCTGGTTGGCGGGCTTCCACGCCGCCCTGTCCGGCGACACCATGCCGGGCCCCGACGATCCCTCCCCGTACTTCGTCGGGCCCGGCGGCCGGCTGCGCGACCGGTTCCCGGCGGACCGGCTGCCCGCCTGGCTCGGCGAGCCGGAACTCGACCGTCTCGCCGGGGAGTTCGAGCGGACCGGTCTGAGCGGAGCGCTCAACCGGTACCGCAACGTGGACCGGGACTGGGCGGACCTGGCCGGCCACCGTGGCGCGCCCCTCACCCAGCCGTCCCTGTTCATCGGCGGCGCCCTGGACGCCTCCGTGTCGTGGCTCGCCGACGCGATCGCGGCGTTCCCCGACACCCTGCCCGGTCTGGTCGCCTCGCATCTGCTCGACGACTGCGGCCACTGGGTCCAGCAGGAGCGTCCGGACCGGGTCAACCGGATCCTGGTGGACTGGCTGACCGGGCTCGCCCGCTGA
- a CDS encoding SpoIIE family protein phosphatase encodes MTGSAEDRKGTAGRPAELLADAAAEAVRVTSGRAAGIYLRSTAPGVLRLAALVGLPGPLFRPWWRLHVHRSFPVADAYRLGVQVVLPNATEAMRRYPQFAAGLPIPVGTICLPVSGRTSRLGVLTLMRPAAPDATELLADRDRLAELAEDLGVAVRRLEEGGEPLVWDDEPLNVRPPGARPAECRIGRFTWDPASEALLADDTARDLLRLPREHLACPAATLTSAVGPHDADLLFLSLRRAAGGGPPPEPLRVHTLDGAARLVELWNPVVTHRDTGASARHAVGGIVLDAGSVAETVADQLPQGVFCVDRLGLIGYANPRAAELLGEPRARFLGRPLWDGVPWLGRAACEDHLRAALLSPEPVHFHVHRPDRGGAPDDPHDGVWLAVSVHPGPDLLTCTVVPADQDAEEACDAPGHADAAGVEVDATSLVHRPIVLAIALTEAATARQVSAVVMQELLPAFGGRRLAIYLLQDRHLFLAWETGFPPGFLAPFEGVGLDARLPGVETLATGQPLFFDSMQQLSAAYPGIPLDATEGARAFLPLIASGRPVGSCILGFDRSRSFSVEERTVLTALAGLIAHAMEKAQRYESEAALARGLQRALLPRRLPDHPQLETAGRYLPGTQGMDVGGDWYDVVEAGDGVALVIGDVQGHGVQAAATMGQLRSAVRAFALDDRPPDEVLSSTNHLLIDLDPGQFASCCYVRLDPGTGLARVARAGHPPPLLRHADGRTHIVDIPGGVVLGVDPLAQYPVTELSMEPGAVLALYTDGLVERPGADIDEGISTLRVALARAGASAGRPGGRSLPAVVDRLTVGARHAADRPDDIALLLAARRARPPR; translated from the coding sequence ATGACTGGGAGCGCCGAGGACCGGAAGGGAACGGCCGGGCGGCCGGCCGAGCTGCTGGCCGACGCCGCGGCCGAGGCGGTCCGCGTCACCAGCGGTCGGGCGGCGGGCATCTACCTGCGGTCCACGGCTCCCGGCGTACTGCGGCTCGCGGCCCTGGTGGGGCTGCCCGGGCCGCTGTTCCGGCCCTGGTGGCGGCTGCACGTGCACCGCAGTTTCCCGGTGGCCGACGCCTACCGGCTGGGGGTCCAGGTGGTACTGCCGAACGCCACCGAAGCCATGCGCCGCTACCCCCAGTTCGCGGCCGGTCTGCCGATCCCGGTGGGGACGATCTGCCTGCCGGTCAGCGGACGGACCTCACGCCTCGGTGTGCTGACACTGATGCGACCGGCGGCGCCGGACGCCACCGAACTGCTGGCCGACCGCGATCGCCTGGCGGAGCTGGCCGAGGACCTGGGGGTGGCGGTACGACGTCTGGAGGAGGGCGGGGAGCCCCTCGTCTGGGACGACGAGCCGCTGAACGTACGGCCGCCCGGCGCCAGGCCGGCGGAGTGCCGGATCGGGCGCTTCACGTGGGACCCGGCGAGCGAGGCGCTCCTCGCGGACGACACCGCGCGGGACCTGCTGCGGCTGCCGCGGGAGCACCTGGCGTGCCCGGCCGCGACCCTGACCTCTGCGGTGGGACCGCACGACGCGGACCTGCTGTTCCTCTCCCTGCGGCGGGCGGCCGGCGGCGGACCACCGCCCGAGCCGCTGCGCGTGCACACCCTGGACGGCGCTGCGCGGCTGGTGGAGCTGTGGAATCCGGTCGTGACCCACCGCGACACCGGTGCGTCGGCCCGTCACGCCGTCGGCGGGATCGTGCTGGACGCGGGCTCGGTGGCCGAGACGGTCGCCGACCAGCTCCCCCAGGGCGTGTTCTGCGTGGACCGGCTGGGCCTGATCGGCTACGCCAATCCGCGCGCCGCGGAACTCCTCGGGGAGCCGCGGGCCCGGTTCCTCGGCCGGCCGCTGTGGGACGGCGTGCCGTGGCTGGGCCGGGCGGCCTGCGAGGACCATCTGCGTGCGGCGCTGCTGTCGCCCGAACCGGTGCACTTCCACGTGCACCGGCCCGACCGCGGCGGTGCGCCGGACGATCCGCACGACGGGGTCTGGCTGGCCGTTTCCGTCCACCCCGGGCCGGACCTCCTGACCTGCACCGTCGTCCCGGCGGACCAGGACGCCGAGGAAGCCTGCGACGCACCCGGGCACGCAGACGCCGCCGGTGTCGAGGTGGACGCGACGTCGCTGGTCCACCGCCCGATCGTGCTCGCCATCGCGCTGACGGAGGCGGCCACCGCCCGGCAGGTGTCGGCAGTCGTCATGCAGGAGCTGCTGCCCGCGTTCGGCGGGCGTCGCCTCGCCATCTATCTGCTGCAGGACCGGCACCTCTTCCTGGCCTGGGAGACCGGGTTCCCGCCCGGTTTCCTCGCCCCGTTCGAGGGCGTGGGCCTGGACGCCCGTCTGCCCGGCGTGGAGACACTGGCCACGGGTCAGCCGCTGTTCTTCGACTCGATGCAGCAGTTGTCCGCCGCCTATCCCGGCATCCCCCTCGACGCGACGGAGGGCGCCCGTGCCTTCCTGCCGCTGATCGCCTCGGGACGCCCGGTGGGCTCCTGCATCCTGGGTTTCGACCGGTCGCGCAGCTTCAGCGTGGAGGAGCGCACCGTCCTCACGGCGCTCGCCGGGCTGATCGCGCACGCCATGGAGAAGGCGCAGCGCTACGAGAGCGAGGCGGCGCTCGCCCGCGGACTCCAGCGCGCCCTGCTGCCCCGCCGGCTGCCCGATCACCCGCAGCTGGAGACCGCCGGCCGCTATCTGCCCGGCACACAGGGCATGGACGTGGGCGGGGACTGGTACGACGTCGTCGAGGCGGGCGACGGTGTCGCCCTGGTGATCGGGGACGTTCAGGGTCACGGGGTGCAGGCGGCCGCCACCATGGGGCAGTTGCGCAGCGCGGTGCGGGCGTTCGCGCTCGACGACCGGCCGCCCGACGAGGTCCTGAGCAGTACCAACCATCTGCTCATCGACCTCGATCCGGGCCAGTTCGCGTCCTGCTGCTACGTCCGTCTGGACCCCGGCACCGGTCTGGCCCGGGTCGCCCGCGCCGGCCATCCGCCGCCGCTGCTGCGCCACGCGGACGGCCGCACCCACATCGTGGACATCCCGGGTGGTGTGGTGCTCGGGGTCGACCCGCTCGCCCAGTACCCGGTGACGGAGCTGTCGATGGAGCCCGGCGCGGTCCTCGCGCTGTACACGGACGGGCTCGTCGAGCGGCCCGGTGCCGACATCGACGAGGGGATCAGCACCCTGCGGGTGGCGCTGGCCAGGGCGGGCGCCTCGGCCGGACGGCCCGGTGGCCGCTCGCTGCCGGCCGTGGTGGACCGGCTCACCGTCGGGGCCCGGCACGCCGCCGACCGGCCCGACGACATCGCGCTGCTGCTCGCCGCCCGCCGCGCCCGGCCGCCCCGCTGA
- a CDS encoding lipoprotein translates to MQVGVGKARRGLITAAVAAGLLTGCADGAQEDAGASADPSASASKDAGAADGGGTARSGGTIGATGSACELPVTFDIAEKWTAEAVEGASGEADGELAEEVADALLRQGPVTAACEVDAKPAGHIGFLRVFTADPGEDDARTVLKGFVEAEVEASKERYGTFEAGGLTGAEVEYLYTSELLEEPKAERAFAVVTARGPVVVHLGGMDTAEHEAMLPAYELAKRTLRGS, encoded by the coding sequence GTGCAGGTCGGGGTGGGGAAAGCGCGGCGGGGACTGATCACCGCGGCCGTGGCGGCGGGTCTGCTGACGGGGTGCGCGGACGGGGCGCAGGAGGATGCCGGAGCGTCCGCCGACCCGTCGGCGTCGGCGTCGAAGGACGCGGGCGCGGCCGACGGCGGTGGCACCGCCAGGAGCGGCGGCACCATCGGAGCCACGGGATCGGCCTGTGAGCTGCCGGTGACGTTCGACATCGCCGAGAAGTGGACGGCCGAGGCCGTGGAGGGCGCTTCGGGCGAGGCGGACGGCGAGCTGGCCGAGGAAGTGGCCGACGCCCTCCTCCGCCAGGGCCCGGTCACCGCCGCCTGCGAGGTGGACGCCAAGCCCGCCGGGCACATCGGCTTCCTCCGCGTCTTCACCGCCGATCCGGGCGAGGACGACGCACGCACCGTCCTGAAGGGCTTCGTCGAGGCCGAGGTCGAGGCGAGCAAGGAGCGTTACGGCACCTTCGAGGCGGGCGGCCTCACCGGCGCCGAGGTGGAGTACCTGTACACCAGCGAACTGCTGGAGGAGCCGAAGGCGGAGCGCGCCTTCGCGGTCGTCACCGCGCGCGGCCCGGTCGTCGTGCACCTCGGCGGGATGGACACCGCGGAGCACGAGGCGATGCTCCCGGCGTACGAACTCGCCAAGAGGACGCTGCGCGGCAGCTGA